The genome window CCCGAGGGCCTGGCCGCCGCGCTCGATCGAGTCGGCCCACTCGGCGAGGCGGTCCAGGGGGTTGCCTCCGGTGAGGGCAGGCGCGGTGTCGGCCGTCAGGAGCTTGCGCACCGTGCCGGTCATGGCGGTCACCCGCTCCGGCGGAACATCGTCGGGGAGAGGGCGCTTGGCTTCAACGCGTGCCCATACGTCGCCCTGCTCGCTCCATTCCTGTCCGGCGGCGCGCAGGAACAGGGTGGTGATGATCAGCGAGGTGGCCTTGGCGTCGAGCGGGAAGCTGTCTTCTGCTGCCGGACCATGCAGGTGGTCGAGAACTCCCACGCTGTCCGCATGGAACAAGGCGTGGGCGATCCTCATCCCGTCAGTGCCGCCGAAGGCCACCGTCTCGGACTCGTACTGCGACGGCCACCAGCGTTTCACCACGCCCCACGAGACTGCGCTGTCGAGAGCCGCATGGATGGGCTTCGATGCGCACTCGCCCATCGGCTGCGGGCCGGGAGCGACGCGGAGTCGCCAGCAGGGGAACTTGCGGACGAACCACCAGGCGCCGATGGCCCCGACGTCGCAGGCTTCTCGTAGAGGCGGCAGCAGGTAGGCGAGGAAGGCGTGTTGGGCGGTCGGGTAGTCGGTGAACTCGATGTTCACCTGCCGCCAGTCGGTGGCGGACGATCGTGCGTCGAGTGCTGTCCGTCCAGCGGCGCAGTACAGCTTGCCGGCTTCGGCCAGGTGTTCCGGTGAGGAGTGCAGCCGGGCGGCGACCGCGTCGATCGGTGTGCCGGCCAAGACGGCGTGGACGGCTCGTTCTGCTGTTCTGGTGTCGTGCAGGTCCACGTCTTCCTCCTTTCGGGGCCTCTGTCATGTCAAGCGAGGAGCAGGCAGGCATCCCAGTCTCTGGCCGGTGCCTCGTCGGTTTCGATGCTCTGGAAGGCGAGTGCGGCTCCGGACGTGCCTTCGAGGAACCCGGCTTCCGTCGGTGTCTCGGCGGCGAGGAAGCGTTCGGTGAGATGCGGCAGGAAGCTGGTGAAAGCGGCGGGCTCGTCGGCGTCCTGGGCGATGCGCTGAACTACCCGTATGAGGCCGCCGATGCCGTGGCACAGGCCCCGACCGGTGAGTTGGTCGAGTTGGAGAGGGTCGGCCAGGCAGTCCAGGAGCGCTCGTTCGGCCATGCGTTTGCGGTCGGTGTCGCCGAGGGCGAGGGCGGCGAGTTGCTGGGCGCGGGTGAGGCCGGGAGTGCCGTAGCACCAGGATGGTGCGGCCGGGTGCATGGGGCTCGATGTGGTGTCGGTGGTCCAGCGCGGCCATCGGGTGCCTCGGTGGTCGTCGACGCGTATCTCGTCCAGCCAGCGGCAGATGCGCAGCATCGCCTCCTGGTGGCCGTGCACAGTGGTGCCGCGCAGGTGGGCGAGTGCGAGGAGGGCCAGGGGCCCGGTGATGCCGTGGGCCAGGCCGGCATTGGCGTGGCCGTCGGGGGTGGGTGTGCCGAGGTTGACGGGGCTGTGCCCTGCCCACCAGCCGGGTCGTGGGCGTCCGTCGGGGCCGGGGAGCGGCTCGGTCAGGCGCACGAGGTATTCCAGGACGCTTTTGAGTTCTGGGCCGTCGGGGGTGCGGCGCAGGAGGAGGGCTCCGAGGCCGGTGAGGCCGCGCAGTAGGTCGTACTCGGCGAAGCTGGTGGGTCGGCCCTGATCGATACGGGTGTGGGCGGCGTCCAGGCGGCTTCGGGTGTGCGTGGTCACGATGCGGTCGAGGGCGTTGAGGGCGCCGGCGTATTGGTTGCTGTCGGCGGCGGTCAGGTGCAGGACGTATGCCATTGCGGGTGCGCCGAGGAAGAGGCCCGCTTGGTCGCCGTCGATCAGTGGGCCGACGGCGGCGAGTCGACGGTGGACGGCCTGCCACGATCCACGGCTTTGGCGGGCGTGTTCGATGTGGAGCATGGCGATGCCGAGGGGGCCGTGGGCGAGGGACTGCCGGAAGGCGGTGTCCTGCTCGGGGACGGGTCTGGCGCCGGTGGTCACCGTGGTGCTCCTTCGGTGCGGGCGCTCCAGGACAGGGCGGCGGTGCGGGCCAGGCGGCGGCAGATGGTCTCGTTGTCGGGATCGATGCCGGCTGCCCGGTTGTGGTGCATGTGAAGCAGAGACGGCAGTACGTCGGTGGGTTCGGCGCCGTGGTCGG of Streptomyces phaeolivaceus contains these proteins:
- a CDS encoding lanthionine synthetase C family protein, with protein sequence MTTGARPVPEQDTAFRQSLAHGPLGIAMLHIEHARQSRGSWQAVHRRLAAVGPLIDGDQAGLFLGAPAMAYVLHLTAADSNQYAGALNALDRIVTTHTRSRLDAAHTRIDQGRPTSFAEYDLLRGLTGLGALLLRRTPDGPELKSVLEYLVRLTEPLPGPDGRPRPGWWAGHSPVNLGTPTPDGHANAGLAHGITGPLALLALAHLRGTTVHGHQEAMLRICRWLDEIRVDDHRGTRWPRWTTDTTSSPMHPAAPSWCYGTPGLTRAQQLAALALGDTDRKRMAERALLDCLADPLQLDQLTGRGLCHGIGGLIRVVQRIAQDADEPAAFTSFLPHLTERFLAAETPTEAGFLEGTSGAALAFQSIETDEAPARDWDACLLLA
- a CDS encoding thiopeptide-type bacteriocin biosynthesis protein; this translates as MDLHDTRTAERAVHAVLAGTPIDAVAARLHSSPEHLAEAGKLYCAAGRTALDARSSATDWRQVNIEFTDYPTAQHAFLAYLLPPLREACDVGAIGAWWFVRKFPCWRLRVAPGPQPMGECASKPIHAALDSAVSWGVVKRWWPSQYESETVAFGGTDGMRIAHALFHADSVGVLDHLHGPAAEDSFPLDAKATSLIITTLFLRAAGQEWSEQGDVWARVEAKRPLPDDVPPERVTAMTGTVRKLLTADTAPALTGGNPLDRLAEWADSIERGGQALGNAGREGGLGLGTRGILARHILFHFNRMGFTTRQQAIWSRAARETILGS